The genome window CACATATGAGATTGTGCAGGGATAATCTTTGTGACCGTATTTAATAGAGACATGCTAAGAAGCTTTAAGAATACGGGCcctggagtctgagggtgcaaagaaaatccaaatattgagaaaatcgcctttaaagttgtccgagaTAAGAtattagcaatgcaaattactaatcaaaaattaagttttgatatatttatggaaggaaatttacaaaatatgttcatggaacatgatctttacttaatatcctaatgatttttggcataatgtATTTTTTGGGCTCTTTGTACAAATATACCCACGCTACTTAAGACttttctggttttgtggtccagggtcacatgcaaGGCTGGTTTCACAgatagggcttagactaagccaggattaggccatagttcaattaggacattaaagtcatttttataaacatgctttagaaaaacattactggtgtgcatcttgagacaaaacaagggcactgacatatttcaagatcaatcagtgcaagtttcttttagttgaaatagctcagaattacattttagtctggccTTGTTGGTAAAACTGTgggttaaaatattaatatttacccCCGGTTTCATAGACAAAACTTAAACCTCATCCCCAAAAATGCATGTCTGAGCTGCATGTATAAAGTGAAAGAAACATATCTTGAAATATGCCATTGTTTTGCctcaagatgcacaacagtaatgGTTTTTCCCCATTTTCCTAATTGAACCATAACCTGTTCCTGGTTTAATCTAatccctgtctgtgaaacctggCCATTATTTCAGAACTTTTGATGCAAACGAATACAAATTTTAGGACATACATTTATGTAAATTATGAGTAAATACTTAATGGgctagtttcacagacagggcttagactaaaccaggattaaagACATAGTTCAGTTAGGACactaagtaatttttataaacatgccttagaaaaaacatcACTAGTGTgcatattttaacaaactaaaggTAATAGGTTTTAAAGATACATACAAACAGTATTAAatgagatattagcctaatatttcacctagtTACATGACCAGAAATATAAACAAACtgaaatgttgtcaagattcttgcactgcggggtgttccataaaacaagtttaccaaataagccaggcttatttcagtttttctgacttattgtcacttgatttggctcaaaataagtcagactaactgaaataagcctgacttatttggtaaacttgttttatggaatacccccctggaaatcttggttcagtttggccagccacaaatgccttttgttccttggacagtttttgcactcttctttttgatttgttataacttttggcagtctatagaacTTCAAcccccggtttcgcagacaacgcttaagcctagtcctagactaaaatgtaagtctgagctgtttcaactgaaataaaattgcactgattgattttaaaatatatcagtgcttttgttttgtctcaagatgcacaccagtaatgtttttttctaagcatgtttataaaaattacttaaatgtcctaattgaactatggcctaatcctggtttagtctaagccctgtctgtgaaaccgggcccaaatgtttttcccggtctgaccgattagtacagcacaaaacatgacaataattaatccttttcagcagcaataatctgaaAACATTGTCTAAAGTTTTTAATATATCTTCAGCAATTCTCAATtgcagtaaaaaaacaacaaagacaTGTAGAAATCAATGGTTTATTTTGGGTTATAAAAATTCTAAGGCAGAGAAGATAGAGAAATAGACTACAGTGTTAAAAAGGCACAATAAATTACTACGTTTCCTCTGCTGTGccacacaaaaatacaaaaagcCTTCCCTCCACAAAACTGGAGCGTTGTTTATCACTCATTAAGGCAGACTTTTTAGTTTGAGGTCTTCAAACAGAAATCTGAGAGGGCTGTGAGAAGGAGAGTCAAGctgacacattaaaaaaaaacatttcttctaaAATGAAAACGCACCAAAACAGACATAAAGCAGCCAGAGCGGCAAATCCTTTCAGTTTCTTGTGTTTGTGTTCATGGCATGAGGTATTAACTGGCAAGACGACAGCTTTGTGCTGCTGCTATTTCAATTACACATCATGGCAGTGGTTTTCTTCGTTTTTTTTTCCCAGCAGAAATGTCACAGGAACAGGAAAAGGCCTGAGAAGACATTATAATAGTTAGTTTCAGTTTTGGATTGCTTAGTTTTTAACCAAAAGCGACTTTAAACTCTTACCATTGGCAGATGCCCTTTATGGACCCTCACAAGAAGGAGCAAACCTTCTGTGTCCTAAAGGGGTTGGTGCTCGAAGACACACCGGTCAGCAGAGGATCTTGTAGGGCGTTCTGAATGCAGAACTGCTGAAGCTCTGCAGCCGCCTGGGAAACCTACatatccaaaaaaataaaatcacaacaTTTCAAATATGTTTTGAAAATGGAAACATTAAGTGAGTCATACATACAGTCAGTTGAAATGCTAAATACGTTAATTATACTAACAGACACacaaatatatatgaaaatgacTGTCATATTAGAGTAGAGTAATTTTCTTTACCTACGTATCTTATATATAACAGAGGGTGTAAGTAACAAGTATGTATCCTAGCTAGCTAGGCATAGATTTCTTTTCCAGAGTCTGTATAATGCTCAATTTGGTGATAGATATTAATACTACTTCATtacaaaataacattttcttaaataaaacaattgaGAAGGCAGTCAAACAAAG of Garra rufa chromosome 10, GarRuf1.0, whole genome shotgun sequence contains these proteins:
- the gng5 gene encoding guanine nucleotide-binding protein G(I)/G(S)/G(O) subunit gamma-5 yields the protein MSGSSNIVAMKKIVQQLRFEANINRVKVSQAAAELQQFCIQNALQDPLLTGVSSSTNPFRTQKVCSFL